One genomic window of Gracilinema caldarium DSM 7334 includes the following:
- a CDS encoding ECF transporter S component, producing MSDSIVLNPPLIKLNNPARLAVELGFILVAALLPAFVHTMGWNGAVLLPMHWTVLLAGLVFGPLGGFAAGLLSPLASYSLSGLPALPMLLPMTIETATYGLTAGLFRKVKLNVYISTLLAMLAGRLAYTLVFLGLGRISGSLLAFWQKAFMPGLLSALIMLLGLPLLASGLSSLLKDKE from the coding sequence ATGTCAGATTCCATAGTTTTAAATCCGCCCTTAATTAAGCTGAATAACCCAGCTCGTCTTGCCGTTGAGCTTGGTTTTATCTTAGTTGCAGCCCTGCTTCCGGCCTTTGTACACACCATGGGCTGGAATGGGGCGGTTCTGCTCCCCATGCATTGGACGGTCCTGCTGGCCGGGCTTGTCTTCGGTCCCCTGGGCGGTTTTGCAGCTGGTCTATTAAGCCCCCTCGCTAGCTATAGCCTCTCTGGCCTTCCTGCCCTGCCCATGCTGTTGCCTATGACCATAGAAACCGCTACCTATGGCCTTACCGCCGGGCTTTTCCGGAAAGTTAAGCTGAATGTGTATATCAGCACCCTGCTGGCCATGCTGGCGGGACGACTAGCCTATACTCTCGTATTTCTTGGCCTCGGGCGTATATCAGGCTCTCTCCTTGCATTCTGGCAGAAAGCCTTTATGCCTGGCCTCCTGTCAGCATTGATTATGCTTCTGGGTCTTCCCCTGCTTGCAAGCGGACTCAGTTCGTTATTGAAAGACAAGGAATAA